A genomic segment from Nicotiana sylvestris chromosome 1, ASM39365v2, whole genome shotgun sequence encodes:
- the LOC138890149 gene encoding uncharacterized protein, translated as MPSGRLAKWQILLTEFDIVYVTRTAMKAQALADHLVENPVDEEYQPLSTYFPDEEINTIEIISEDAHSWKMFFDGAVNAKAEYEACIMGMSMAINQDVEDLLIMGDSDLIIRQAQGEWETRDVKLIPYRQYVEDLGKRFKSMEFRYIPRCHNELADALATLASMLPYPGNARVDPLEIQIRERHGYCNVI; from the exons ATGCCTAGtgggagattagcaaagtggcaaatcttgcttactgaattcgacatcgtctatgtcactcgcacggcgatgaaagcccaggcattggcggATCACTTGGttgagaacccggttgatgaggaataccaaccattgagtacttattttccagatgaagaaataaacaccatagAAATAATATCGGAAGACGCTCATtcttggaagatgttctttgatggggccgtaaatgccaaag ctgaatatgaagcttgtatcatGGGCATGAGCATGGCGATCAATCAAGATGTTGAagatttgttgattatgggggattctgatctgattatccggcaagcccaaggtgaatgggaaactcgagatgtcaagcttattccttaccggcagTACGTGGAGGATCTCGGCAAGCGATTCAAATCAAtggagttcaggtatatcccgcggtgtcacaatgaactagccgatgcacttgccaccttagcttcaatgttaccttacccaggcaatgcccgcgtcgatcctttggaaatccaaatcagggaaagacacggttactgtaatgtaatcTAG